The Pseudomonas moraviensis genome contains the following window.
CCGAGGCGACGCAGGGCTTCGGCCGATTCCTGCGGACGCACAACGCTCAAACGCTCGACCGGCCAGCGTTGCGAGCCGGGGTGACTGGCGCTGCCATCGGTGACCGAGATCAACTGCAAAGGACGTCCGGCTGCCGCCAGCAACTGCATGATGCCGCCGCAACCGAGCACTTCGTCATCCGGATGCGGTGCGACGATCACCGCCCGCGATCCCAGCGGTACGAGGTCAAGGATGTCGATGGCGGGCAACTCGGCCAGGCGCCGCGAACCCTGCCATTGCTGCAGCGAAGTGCCCTGGCCGACGATCGGGTTGTCCTTCATAACGCCCAGACCTCGCGGGATTGACCGGCAATCTGCTGGCCCAGCGCAGCAAGGTCGCGTTCGGCGTGACTCTGGCGCAAGAACACCGGCAAGTCCGCACTCAATCGCGCAAAATGCCGATCCTGACAAAACGGCCCGGCCCCCAGCGCCCGACCGACTTCGCGCATGACCTGTTCGGCAGACTGTTCGACCACCGCGCGGGCGCGACGAGCAAGCAATTCAGCGTCGGCCTCGGGTTGCGCATCGATTTGCAGCGCGCTGAAGCGCAACACATCGGCAGCCGCTTGCAGTGCTGTGTCAGTGGCGCCGAGGTGGGCGAGGGCATGGGGTTCGTCGCGTTGGGCGCAATGCTGACGCAGCGCTTCGGCAATCCGTCGCGAAGCGCCATACCAGCACGCGGCGATGCCGATGCCGCCTTGCCAGAAACCCGGCCGTTGCAGGTAATCACCGGGATTGCCGATGGCCTGCGCTTCGGCGTTGTCGAACAGCACTTCGACGCTGCCGGTGGCTGCCATGCCCACGGCTTGCCAGCCTTGATCGGTAATTGTCACGCCCGGTTGATCGAGCGCGACTGCAACCAGTTGCTGTTGATCATCAGCGTCCCACGCAGTGAGCAAGGCGTGACTAAGCACCGCCGCACCAGAACACCAGGCCTTGCGCCCATTCAGCGCGACCATATGCCCGGCCGGCGTGACTCTCACCCGCGCTTGCGGCGGTTCGGCAGCCCACATTCCCCACGTGCTGCCGGGCGTTGGCGTTCCGCCCAATTGCTCGATGATCGCCAGCGCGTCGGTGTGACCCTCGTAAAGTTTGCACAGCCCCAGATCGTGTCCGCCCACTTCCGACAGACGCTGAAAACGCTCCAGCGTGTGACCGCTGCCGGGTAACGGCAAGCGGTCGAGGCCGGCCTCGACCATTGCCCTCAGGCAACGGCCGAGGGCGTTGGTGTCGGCGTAATCTGGCGGACGGCGGGCCAGATAATGTTGAAAGTCCATATCAATCTTCTTCGTCACGTTGCAGTTCGAACAACAGCAACGAACGCCCGGTCACCGAATATTCATGGCCGAAGTCGAAGCGTTCCTGGCCGCGAATCGACGGTTGATTGGTGTCGATCATGCAGGTCCAGAAGCCGCCGTCCGGCACTTCCGGCAGTGTGAAGTTGACGATGTCGTGATGCGCGTTGACCACCAGCAACAGGGTCGCATCAGCGCCCTTGCGACGAATCCCGGTTTCCTGCGCGCGGCCATCGAGGAGCATGCCGAGGCAACGGTTGTGCGCGTCGTGCCAATGCTCGGTGGTCATCTCGGTGGCGTCCGGTGCCAGCCAGGTGACGTCCTTGACGCCGATGTCTTCGTTGTATTCGCCGACCAGGAAGCGGCCGCGACGCAGGATCGGATAAGTCAGGCGCAGCTTGATCAGGCGCTTGACGAACTTGAGCAGGGCCTTGCCGTCCTCGCTCAGATCCC
Protein-coding sequences here:
- a CDS encoding acyl-CoA dehydrogenase translates to MDFQHYLARRPPDYADTNALGRCLRAMVEAGLDRLPLPGSGHTLERFQRLSEVGGHDLGLCKLYEGHTDALAIIEQLGGTPTPGSTWGMWAAEPPQARVRVTPAGHMVALNGRKAWCSGAAVLSHALLTAWDADDQQQLVAVALDQPGVTITDQGWQAVGMAATGSVEVLFDNAEAQAIGNPGDYLQRPGFWQGGIGIAACWYGASRRIAEALRQHCAQRDEPHALAHLGATDTALQAAADVLRFSALQIDAQPEADAELLARRARAVVEQSAEQVMREVGRALGAGPFCQDRHFARLSADLPVFLRQSHAERDLAALGQQIAGQSREVWAL